A genomic window from Ruminiclostridium cellulolyticum H10 includes:
- a CDS encoding S-layer homology domain-containing protein — protein sequence MISKKGKKIKHISKLAIMLVIAILTQSLVTFSTAAGTVKSNITALIHNTYLVTLNWNDYLTNEINYYLERSVDGGIFSMVSFSAANLTTFTDSSVQPGHIYTYRVKVLDSSYTTYVYTDEISIRTDELIKLDSLTATAVSSNQIDLKWTYPEGKIGNTIIERKMEGSTSWSEVARITAGQNTYSDKSIVSGTKYYYKVRSYSSENIKSAAYPDEYVGSSAVSLLLKPSNLSGFALSGYKIQLKWQDVAFETAYIIERRASNEGAFTEVAVVPQNTTRYIDNVAHENSVYSYRIKALTGVTDSEYSDILNVASTYLKPPSWLTAVSVDGEKINLSWQDLTTNETGFEIWRKTVSETDYTLYDTMGRNANSYTDLNVSPQTNYYYKVRAKINDNEVYSDFSNETSALTTSLSAPANLSFNVINKTEVELTWDDTSSMEAGFIVEKKIGLLSQWYQISQLEPNTTKFNDKWISSTETTFYRIKAFDRSTAVSYSNEVQLSLDAPEAPSNLQVSVMSTNDAKLTWKDNASTEEGFIIEAKQLYFYREIGRVDSNVTTFIYHDAIPGKTMRYRVRAVKGLVQSNPSNEVAAATFTNTSYTDLSSVSWAVEAINNLASRNVFNSNSGKFGPKQTISKGEYCAILVKSLGLEKTVAGRFNDVTAKHKYYKEIMASEYFGIISKDKNNKIYPDKLITREQAAVMLALALKIKGTPLPEKDSSSLKQFSDFKSISDSSLRNISAVCGAGIISGRKINDKVYLQPSNNVTRAEAVLMAYKGLIYNQGNQ from the coding sequence TTGATTTCTAAAAAAGGTAAAAAAATTAAACATATTTCTAAGTTAGCAATAATGCTGGTAATAGCAATCCTGACGCAGAGCCTTGTCACATTTAGTACTGCTGCGGGTACTGTCAAGTCGAATATTACTGCATTAATACATAATACATATCTGGTAACCCTCAATTGGAATGATTATTTAACTAATGAAATAAATTATTACCTTGAGCGCAGTGTGGACGGTGGGATATTTTCCATGGTCTCATTCTCCGCAGCAAACCTTACAACTTTTACAGACAGCTCTGTCCAACCCGGACATATTTATACTTACAGGGTAAAAGTATTGGACTCGTCATACACAACATATGTGTACACTGATGAAATTTCAATCCGTACTGATGAGCTGATAAAGCTGGATTCCTTGACAGCCACTGCGGTTTCATCAAATCAGATTGACTTAAAATGGACTTATCCTGAGGGAAAGATAGGCAACACTATAATAGAGAGAAAAATGGAGGGTTCTACCTCTTGGTCGGAAGTAGCCAGAATTACAGCAGGTCAGAATACCTACAGTGATAAATCAATTGTATCGGGTACAAAATATTACTATAAAGTCAGGTCGTATTCATCGGAAAATATAAAATCTGCGGCATATCCTGATGAGTATGTTGGAAGCAGTGCAGTTTCATTGCTGCTTAAACCTTCAAACCTGTCGGGATTTGCTCTGTCAGGTTATAAAATACAGTTAAAATGGCAGGATGTAGCTTTTGAAACGGCTTATATTATTGAACGAAGAGCATCAAATGAAGGTGCTTTTACTGAAGTTGCAGTGGTACCTCAGAATACAACCAGATATATTGACAACGTCGCACACGAAAATTCTGTATACAGCTACCGTATCAAGGCATTAACAGGTGTTACCGACTCTGAGTATTCAGATATTCTAAATGTAGCAAGTACATATCTGAAACCTCCGTCATGGCTAACGGCTGTCAGTGTAGACGGGGAAAAAATTAATCTGTCTTGGCAGGATTTAACTACAAATGAAACGGGTTTTGAGATATGGAGAAAGACTGTTTCTGAAACAGATTATACGCTGTACGATACAATGGGAAGAAATGCAAACAGTTATACTGATTTGAACGTTTCTCCCCAAACAAACTACTACTATAAGGTAAGAGCAAAAATTAATGATAATGAAGTGTATTCTGATTTCTCCAATGAGACCAGTGCTTTAACCACCTCATTGAGTGCTCCTGCAAATCTGTCATTTAACGTTATAAACAAAACAGAGGTTGAACTGACGTGGGATGACACTAGCAGTATGGAGGCCGGATTTATAGTAGAAAAAAAGATTGGATTACTGTCACAGTGGTATCAGATTTCACAGCTTGAACCTAATACAACCAAATTTAATGATAAATGGATTAGCAGCACAGAGACGACTTTTTACAGGATTAAGGCTTTTGACAGATCAACTGCTGTCAGCTACAGTAATGAGGTACAGTTGTCATTGGATGCTCCTGAGGCACCAAGCAATCTACAAGTATCTGTTATGTCAACTAATGATGCAAAACTTACATGGAAGGACAATGCATCTACTGAAGAAGGGTTTATCATTGAGGCAAAACAGCTGTATTTCTACAGAGAAATAGGCAGAGTTGATTCAAATGTAACTACTTTCATATATCATGATGCAATACCCGGCAAAACCATGAGATACAGAGTCAGAGCCGTAAAGGGCTTAGTTCAGAGTAACCCGTCAAATGAGGTTGCTGCAGCAACCTTTACTAATACCTCTTATACTGATTTGAGTTCTGTTAGTTGGGCTGTGGAAGCAATTAATAACTTGGCAAGCAGAAATGTATTTAATTCAAACAGCGGTAAATTTGGCCCGAAACAGACAATTTCCAAGGGAGAGTATTGTGCTATACTTGTAAAAAGTCTTGGACTTGAAAAGACAGTAGCTGGACGGTTTAATGATGTTACTGCAAAACATAAATATTATAAAGAAATCATGGCGTCAGAGTACTTTGGTATAATCAGCAAGGATAAAAATAACAAGATTTACCCAGATAAGCTAATTACAAGGGAACAGGCGGCCGTAATGCTGGCTTTGGCTTTAAAAATAAAGGGAACTCCTTTGCCTGAAAAAGACAGTAGCAGTTTGAAACAATTTTCTGACTTTAAGTCAATTTCGGACTCTTCATTGAGAAATATATCAGCTGTATGTGGAGCAGGTATTATTTCAGGCAGAAAAATAAACGATAAGGTGTATTTGCAGCCGTCCAATAATGTAACAAGAGCAGAGGCCGTACTAATGGCCTATAAAGGGTTGATATACAATCAGGGTAATCAATAA
- a CDS encoding F0F1 ATP synthase subunit epsilon, with translation MATFFLEVLTPDRKFFSGEAECVIFKSSDGEMGVLAKHAPTVSAVSVGPLRINAQGKWIEAVVTEGFAKIMPDKVVILTDTAEYPEEIDINRAKAAKQRAEERLQKKLSQLEYMRSKTALARAMARLSATNRRR, from the coding sequence ATGGCCACATTTTTTTTAGAGGTATTAACACCTGACAGAAAGTTTTTTTCAGGAGAGGCAGAGTGTGTAATATTTAAATCCAGTGATGGTGAGATGGGTGTTTTGGCAAAGCATGCACCTACAGTTTCCGCTGTAAGTGTTGGACCTCTTAGGATCAATGCACAGGGTAAATGGATAGAGGCGGTTGTCACTGAAGGGTTCGCAAAAATTATGCCTGATAAGGTTGTTATATTAACAGATACGGCTGAATACCCGGAAGAAATTGATATAAACAGAGCTAAGGCCGCAAAGCAGCGTGCCGAAGAAAGGCTTCAAAAGAAGCTGAGCCAACTGGAATATATGAGGTCTAAAACTGCTCTTGCAAGAGCAATGGCCCGTTTAAGTGCAACAAATAGGAGAAGATAA